One stretch of Pieris brassicae chromosome 8, ilPieBrab1.1, whole genome shotgun sequence DNA includes these proteins:
- the LOC123713758 gene encoding mitochondrial fission process protein 1: protein MSSCEVDLFRDTWVRYLGYANEVGESFRSLVPVKVVRASYAVAFAYAFADTADKGWKMYQNDGRPKKVLIETGDALIWQTLASVVIPGFTINRICAYTNNYLQKNAKRLPPTPRSLVTVAVGLASIPFIVHPIDNGVTLLMNLTYRRWIH from the exons ATGTCTAGTTGTGAAGTGGATTTATTTCGTGATACATGGGTTCGATACTTAG GGTATGCCAATGAAGTGGGTGAATCGTTTCGGTCACTTGTACCCGTCAAAGTTGTAAGGGCTAGCTACGCTGTTGCATTTGCCTACGCCTTTGCTGACACTGCGGATAAAGGATGGAAGATGTATCAG AATGATGGTAGGCCAAAGAAGGTGCTAATTGAAACAGGTGATGCTCTGATTTGGCAGACTTTGGCTTCAGTAGTTATTCCAGGCTTTACAATTAACAG GATTTGTGCATACACcaacaattatttacagaaGAATGCTAAGCGCCTACCACCAACACCAAGAAGTTTGGTCACAGTAGCTGTTGGTCTGGCCTCAATACCTTTTATTGTACATCCAATTGACAATGGAGTGACACTACTCATGAATCTCACATACAGACGGTGGATCCATTga